In Thermanaerovibrio velox DSM 12556, the genomic stretch TGGGGCCACCCAGGGGGATGAGATCCGAGATCAGGGCAACGTATCCGTCCCCCATTTGGACCTGCTTGAAAAGCACCGGGAAAGGCAGGTCCGAGGTGGACAGTATGGGGTTCAAGGACCGAAGCACCTCGTTGGTGAAGAACTCGGGCTGACGGCGGCCCTCCACGAAGAAGCCCACCTGGTCCAGGTATATGCCGTCGGGCTTAAGGGCCAGGACACCGTTGGCCTTCAGGCGAACGGTTATGTTGAATATGAACTTGGCGGAGTAGATCCCCTGGGCCTCGAAGCCCGAGGGAGTGAGCCGGAACCGGAGGTCCCTGAAGCCGCTCTCCTCGTTCTTGGCGAAGTAGGAGTTGATGTCCTTC encodes the following:
- a CDS encoding LmeA family phospholipid-binding protein, whose product is MKSPVRGRDGLRSLALLLLGALVLFARPHSAMGGDADNLKTAQWICDALFSRFSPEEASVTVNGQRAFVTVKGLSLDGVRVERIRLDAKIDPSAKDLSSMVLFSRGELLLLEKDINSYFAKNEESGFRDLRFRLTPSGFEAQGIYSAKFIFNITVRLKANGVLALKPDGIYLDQVGFFVEGRRQPEFFTNEVLRSLNPILSTSDLPFPVLFKQVQMGDGYVALISDLIPLGGPTARRVR